The stretch of DNA TGCTGGCCGTCTTTCGTCGACGCACGGCGGCAAGTACGCTGGCATTCTTAGAGCGTCTCCTAGAGGAGATGCCGTTTCCGGTGCAGCGGGTTCAGACCGATCGAGGCCGAGAATTCTTTGCGGAGTCGGTCCAACAGTGGCTGATGGACCATTGCATCAAATTCCGTCCCATCAAGCCCGCCTCACCGCATTTGAATGGCAAAGTGGAGCGCTCTCAAAAGACCGATCGTGAGGAATTCTGGGCGACCGCTGACCTGAACAGCCCTGACCTGGAATTGCGGGTGGCCGAGTGGCAACACTATTACAACTGGGATCGGCCTCATGGATCGTTAAATGGCCAGACACCCATCGAGATGTTGCACACAAAGAGCGAGGACACGCCGTTTTGGGATGACGTTGAAGCGAACTACGACCCTGGCAGGGAGCGCTTCCAGGTGGCTCACTACCAAACAGACTTGGCGCTCAGGCGGCACGTCCAAGCGCAGCACCAGGCTGGAACAAAGTGAAAGGATGTCTACGAATCACACATTTTAGTCGATGTGTCACAGGTTCCGATTGCAGCCTTGGAATGCCACCCTACCAACCCTCCTAAAGTGAAGCGACTGACGTAACCGCT from Nitrospira sp. encodes:
- a CDS encoding IS481 family transposase, giving the protein MDPDIRRRLLWVQLYQRTGNAGLVCRRCGVSRPTLRKWIRRFHEGGEAGLLSHSRRPLRSPNRRVFEKERRLILSLRVERKLGARRIQSELRRHHDLKLSLDSIHKVLTINQVPPLVRPARQKTRHRYARLIPGDRVQLDTCKIAPGCYQYTAVDDCTRYRVLAVFRRRTAASTLAFLERLLEEMPFPVQRVQTDRGREFFAESVQQWLMDHCIKFRPIKPASPHLNGKVERSQKTDREEFWATADLNSPDLELRVAEWQHYYNWDRPHGSLNGQTPIEMLHTKSEDTPFWDDVEANYDPGRERFQVAHYQTDLALRRHVQAQHQAGTK